In one Mus caroli chromosome 14, CAROLI_EIJ_v1.1, whole genome shotgun sequence genomic region, the following are encoded:
- the Kctd4 gene encoding BTB/POZ domain-containing protein KCTD4, protein MERKIIRREKEREYEGRHNSVEDAEQGKNCKSTLMTLNVGGYLYITQKQTLTKYPDTFLEGIVNGKILCPFDADGHYFIDRDGLLFRHVLNFLRNGELLLPEGFRENQLLAQEAEFFQLKGLAEEVKSRWEKEQLTPRETTFLEITDNHDRSQGLRIFCNAPDFISKIKSRIVLVSKSRLDGFPEEFSVSSNIIQFKYFIKSENGTRLVLKEDNTFVCTLETLKFEAIMMALKCGFRLLTSLDCSKGSIVHSDALHFIK, encoded by the coding sequence ATGGAGCGTAAAATaatcagaagagaaaaggaaagggagtaCGAAGGGAGGCACAACAGCGTGGAAGATGCCGAGCAAGGCAAGAACTGCAAATCCACGCTGATGACCCTCAACGTTGGTGGATATTTATATATTACTCAAAAGCAGACACTGACCAAGTACCCAGACACTTTCCTTGAAGGTATCGTAAATGGGAAAATCCTCTGTCCATTCGATGCTGATGGCCATTACTTCATAGACAGGGACGGGCTTCTCTTCAGGCATGTCCTAAACTTCCTACGAAATGGAGAACTTCTACTACCCGAAGGATTTCGAGAAAATCAACTTCTTGCTCAAGAAGCAGAATTCTTCCAGCTCAAGGGGCTGGCAGAGGAGGTGAAATCCAGGTGGGAAAAAGAACAGCTGACCCCCCGAGAGACTACTTTCTTGGAAATAACAGATAATCACGATCGTTCACAAGGACTGAGAATCTTCTGTAATGCTCCTGATttcatatcaaaaataaaatctcgCATTGTTCTGGTATCCAAAAGCAGGCTGGATGGGTTTCCAGAGGAGTTCTCTGTGTCGTCAAATATCATTCAATTTAAATACTTCATCAAGTCTGAGAACGGCACTCGACTTGTACTAAAGGAAGACAACACCTTTGTCTGCACCTTGGAAactcttaagtttgaggccataATGATGGCTTTAAAATGTGGGTTTAGACTGCTGACTAGCCTGGACTGCTCCAAAGGGTCAATTGTTCACAGCGATGCACTTCATTTTATCAAGTAA